A single Rubrivivax gelatinosus IL144 DNA region contains:
- a CDS encoding glycerol-3-phosphate dehydrogenase/oxidase, producing the protein MKPANEDRARRWARLAERRDWDLVVVGGGATGLGVALDAAARGFSVALVESHDFAQGTSSRATKLVHGGVRYLAQGNVHLVREALHERAAMLANAPHVAQPLPFVMPGYHWWERGFYGTGLKLYDALAGARGLGATEWLGSARVQALLPGVQPRGLWGGVKYWDGQFDDARYAVLLARTAAARGAVVLNHCAATALLRRDGRVHGVVVRDAETGAEATLSARCVVNAAGVWVDTLRDLDRDDQAPARAPLVAPSQGVHLVVDRRFLPGTHALLVPKTADGRVLFAVPWLGKTILGTTDTPREDLAREPQPFPAEVDFILRESARYLQQAPRREDVRSVWVGLRPLVRHDGEAGDTKALSREHTVLVAASGLVTVTGGKWTTYRAMAEDVLDRCMAQGLLPRRPAGATARLQLVGAAPGRSLAAPPGEHLYGSEAATLRALPGAERWLWRDGDGGLSEAMVRFAARHEAARTVEDVLARRSRLLFLDAAEAGRLAGAVAAILGDELERELDPAPFEALAARYTRLP; encoded by the coding sequence GTGAAACCCGCCAACGAGGACCGCGCGCGCCGCTGGGCGCGCCTCGCCGAGCGCCGCGACTGGGACCTGGTCGTCGTCGGCGGCGGCGCCACCGGGCTGGGCGTGGCGCTGGACGCCGCGGCACGCGGCTTCTCGGTCGCGCTCGTCGAGTCGCACGACTTCGCCCAGGGCACCTCGTCGCGCGCGACCAAGCTCGTGCACGGCGGCGTGCGCTACCTGGCGCAAGGCAACGTGCACCTGGTGCGCGAGGCGCTGCACGAACGCGCGGCGATGCTGGCCAACGCGCCGCACGTCGCCCAGCCGCTGCCTTTCGTGATGCCGGGCTACCACTGGTGGGAGCGCGGCTTCTACGGCACCGGGCTCAAGCTCTACGACGCGCTGGCCGGCGCGCGCGGCCTGGGCGCCACCGAATGGCTGGGCAGCGCCCGGGTGCAGGCGCTGCTGCCCGGCGTGCAGCCGCGCGGGCTGTGGGGCGGCGTCAAGTACTGGGACGGCCAATTCGACGACGCGCGTTACGCCGTGCTGCTGGCGCGCACCGCCGCCGCGCGCGGCGCGGTCGTGCTGAACCACTGCGCCGCCACCGCGCTGCTGCGCCGCGACGGCCGCGTGCACGGCGTCGTCGTGCGCGACGCCGAGACCGGCGCCGAGGCGACGCTGTCGGCGCGCTGCGTAGTCAACGCCGCCGGCGTCTGGGTCGACACCTTGCGCGACCTGGACCGCGACGACCAGGCCCCGGCGCGTGCCCCGCTGGTCGCGCCCAGCCAGGGCGTGCACCTGGTCGTCGACCGCCGTTTCCTGCCCGGCACGCACGCGCTGCTGGTGCCCAAGACCGCCGACGGGCGGGTGCTCTTCGCCGTGCCCTGGCTGGGCAAGACCATCCTCGGCACGACCGACACGCCGCGCGAGGACCTGGCGCGTGAACCGCAGCCCTTCCCGGCCGAGGTCGACTTCATCCTGCGCGAGAGCGCGCGCTACCTGCAGCAGGCGCCGCGGCGCGAAGACGTGCGCTCGGTCTGGGTCGGCCTGCGCCCGCTGGTGCGCCACGACGGCGAGGCCGGCGACACCAAGGCGCTGTCGCGCGAGCACACGGTGCTGGTCGCCGCCAGCGGCCTGGTCACCGTCACCGGCGGCAAGTGGACGACTTACCGCGCGATGGCCGAGGACGTGCTGGACCGCTGCATGGCCCAGGGCCTGCTGCCGCGCCGGCCGGCCGGCGCGACGGCGCGGCTGCAGCTCGTCGGCGCGGCACCGGGGCGCTCGCTGGCGGCGCCGCCGGGCGAACATCTCTACGGCAGCGAAGCCGCGACGCTGCGCGCCCTGCCCGGTGCGGAGCGCTGGCTCTGGCGCGACGGCGACGGCGGCCTCAGCGAGGCGATGGTGCGTTTCGCCGCCCGCCACGAAGCGGCGCGCACGGTCGAGGACGTGCTGGCGCGGCGCTCGCGGCTGCTGTTCCTGGACGCCGCCGAGGCCGGCCGGCTGGCCGGCGCGGTGGCGGCGATCCTCGGCGACGAGCTGGAGCGTGAGCTCGACCCGGCGCCGTTCGAGGCGCTGGCCGCACGCTACACGCGGCTGCCCTGA
- a CDS encoding SMP-30/gluconolactonase/LRE family protein, giving the protein MQVDALPVAPCGTGESPFWWPEQGALYWCDIPGRRVHRWRPRDGVHTSWDQPEEVGCIAPHLDGGLMLARRDGLFRLDLATGATQRLAPPPYDRASQRFNDGKADPQGRFWVGTICEPRLPPRAALYRWADDALEPQLDTASTSNGLAWSPDGTTMYWCDTQAHRIEAFDFDASDGSLSRRRVFHQFPLKPADGSLAGYVGRPDGAAVDVEGAYWVAMYEGARLLRFAPDGRVLADLPLPVRCPTMPCFGGADLRTLYVTSAVPKGDAEPLAGRVLVLHVDVPGLPVNFVHA; this is encoded by the coding sequence ATGCAGGTCGACGCGCTGCCCGTCGCGCCTTGCGGCACCGGCGAATCGCCGTTCTGGTGGCCCGAGCAAGGCGCGCTGTACTGGTGCGACATCCCCGGGCGGCGCGTGCACCGCTGGCGGCCGCGCGACGGCGTGCACACGAGCTGGGACCAGCCCGAGGAGGTCGGCTGCATCGCGCCGCACCTGGACGGCGGCCTGATGCTGGCGCGCCGTGACGGCCTGTTCCGGCTGGACCTGGCCACCGGCGCGACGCAGCGTCTGGCGCCGCCGCCCTACGACCGCGCCTCGCAGCGCTTCAACGACGGCAAGGCCGACCCGCAGGGCCGCTTCTGGGTCGGCACGATCTGCGAGCCGCGGCTGCCGCCGCGCGCCGCGCTGTACCGCTGGGCCGACGACGCGCTGGAGCCGCAGCTCGACACCGCCAGCACCAGCAACGGCCTGGCCTGGAGCCCCGACGGCACGACGATGTACTGGTGCGACACCCAGGCCCACCGCATCGAGGCCTTCGACTTCGACGCCAGCGATGGCTCGCTGTCGCGGCGCCGGGTCTTCCACCAGTTCCCGTTGAAACCCGCCGACGGCTCGCTCGCCGGCTACGTCGGCCGGCCCGACGGCGCCGCGGTCGACGTCGAGGGGGCTTACTGGGTGGCGATGTACGAAGGCGCGCGGCTGCTGCGTTTCGCGCCCGACGGGCGGGTGCTGGCCGACCTGCCGCTGCCGGTGCGCTGCCCGACGATGCCGTGTTTCGGCGGCGCCGACCTGCGCACGCTGTACGTCACCAGCGCCGTGCCCAAGGGCGACGCCGAGCCGCTGGCCGGGCGCGTGCTCGTGCTGCACGTCGACGTGCCGGGCCTGCCGGTGAATTTCGTGCACGCGTGA
- a CDS encoding aldose 1-epimerase encodes MTPCALELRAGDLRLALRPDLGGSIAGLWLGELPVMRSTEPAELASSRLAACYPLVPYSNRLGYRRLRWHGQDFTTAPNEAGSPHSLHGIAWQRGWEVLEADATSATLGLVHPGDSHWPSAFEVRQRFVLEPDALKLSLELRNTGAEPQPVGLGWHPYFPKRARSRLHAEVAQRWDSDASGLPTRAVPQPGIDADVAHLSFDHCFDGWSGPARLRDEKLSLRLTSSVSRLVVYTPPTKPYFCVEPVSHVSNAVHMADPLAHGLVDVAPGAGTEAWMRLDIAAV; translated from the coding sequence ATGACCCCCTGTGCCCTCGAACTCCGTGCCGGCGATCTGCGCCTGGCCCTTCGCCCCGACCTCGGCGGCTCGATCGCCGGCCTCTGGCTCGGCGAGCTGCCGGTGATGCGCAGCACCGAGCCGGCCGAACTGGCCAGCTCGCGCCTGGCGGCCTGCTACCCGCTGGTGCCCTACTCCAACCGCCTGGGCTACCGCCGCCTGCGCTGGCACGGCCAGGACTTCACGACCGCGCCCAACGAAGCCGGCAGCCCGCATTCGCTGCACGGCATCGCCTGGCAGCGCGGCTGGGAGGTGCTGGAGGCCGACGCCACCAGCGCGACGCTGGGGCTGGTGCACCCGGGCGACTCGCACTGGCCGTCCGCCTTCGAAGTGCGGCAGCGTTTCGTGCTCGAGCCCGACGCGCTCAAGCTCTCGCTGGAGCTGCGCAACACCGGCGCCGAACCGCAGCCGGTCGGCCTGGGCTGGCACCCGTACTTCCCCAAGCGCGCGCGCAGCCGGCTGCACGCCGAAGTCGCCCAGCGCTGGGACAGCGACGCCAGCGGCCTGCCGACACGCGCCGTGCCGCAGCCGGGCATCGATGCCGACGTCGCCCACCTCAGCTTCGACCACTGCTTCGACGGCTGGAGCGGGCCGGCACGCCTGCGCGACGAGAAGCTGTCGCTGCGCCTCACCTCGTCGGTGTCGCGCCTGGTGGTCTACACGCCGCCGACCAAGCCCTACTTCTGCGTCGAGCCGGTGAGCCACGTCAGCAACGCGGTGCACATGGCCGACCCGCTGGCCCACGGCCTGGTCGACGTCGCGCCGGGCGCCGGCACCGAGGCCTGGATGCGACTGGACATCGCCGCGGTCTGA
- a CDS encoding GNAT family N-acetyltransferase: MQPPDIQLVDLAHGDEALLDATRAILREYAEGLGIDLCFQNFEAELAQLPGDYAEPAGALLLALVDGQVAGCGAFRALADVDYTNACEMKRLYVRRAFRGFGIGRIVAQALLERAVQDGYSNMLLDTLDDMEAARGLYESLGFEEIPPYYYNPIPGAHYLRADLADGLTRW; this comes from the coding sequence GTGCAGCCACCCGACATCCAGCTCGTCGACCTCGCCCACGGCGACGAGGCGCTGCTGGACGCCACGCGCGCCATCCTGCGCGAATACGCCGAAGGCCTGGGCATCGACCTGTGCTTCCAGAACTTCGAGGCCGAACTGGCCCAGTTGCCCGGCGACTACGCCGAGCCGGCCGGCGCGCTGCTGCTGGCGCTGGTCGACGGCCAGGTGGCCGGCTGCGGCGCGTTCCGCGCGCTGGCCGACGTCGACTACACCAACGCCTGCGAGATGAAGCGCCTGTACGTGCGGCGCGCCTTCCGCGGTTTCGGCATCGGCCGCATCGTCGCCCAGGCGTTGCTCGAACGTGCGGTGCAGGACGGCTACTCCAACATGCTGCTCGACACGCTGGACGACATGGAGGCCGCACGCGGCCTCTACGAGTCGCTCGGCTTCGAGGAGATCCCGCCCTACTACTACAACCCGATTCCGGGGGCGCACTACCTGCGCGCCGACCTGGCCGACGGTCTGACACGCTGGTGA
- a CDS encoding cytochrome b/b6 domain-containing protein, which produces MAETALTPRPTRIWDLPTRLFHWTLAAAIVVCFVSGKIGGNAMEWHFKAGYVAFGLVAFRLVWGLVGGRWSRFVNFIYAPGTILRYLKGRTRPDELIEVGHNPLGSFSVFALLGIVSIQVATGLVADDEIANTGPLWRFVESETASAATSWHKGPGQWIIIALVSLHIASIVFHRLRGHNLVLPMLTGDKPLPAGTPASADGWSQRLLALVLGAAAWALVSWVVSLGALS; this is translated from the coding sequence ATGGCCGAGACCGCTCTCACGCCCCGCCCGACCCGCATCTGGGACCTGCCGACCCGTCTGTTCCACTGGACGCTGGCCGCCGCCATCGTCGTCTGCTTCGTCAGCGGCAAGATCGGCGGCAACGCGATGGAGTGGCACTTCAAGGCCGGCTACGTCGCGTTCGGGCTCGTCGCCTTCCGCCTCGTCTGGGGCCTGGTCGGCGGCCGCTGGTCGCGCTTCGTGAACTTCATCTACGCGCCCGGCACGATCCTTCGCTACCTGAAGGGCCGCACGCGGCCCGACGAGCTGATCGAGGTCGGCCACAACCCGCTGGGCAGCTTCTCGGTCTTCGCGCTGCTGGGCATCGTCTCGATCCAGGTCGCCACCGGCCTCGTCGCCGACGACGAGATCGCCAACACCGGCCCGCTGTGGCGTTTCGTCGAGAGCGAGACCGCGTCGGCCGCGACCTCCTGGCACAAAGGCCCGGGGCAGTGGATCATCATCGCCCTCGTGTCCCTGCACATCGCGTCGATCGTGTTCCACCGCCTTCGTGGCCACAACCTCGTGCTGCCGATGCTCACCGGCGACAAGCCGCTGCCCGCCGGCACGCCGGCCAGCGCCGACGGCTGGTCGCAGCGCCTGCTGGCGCTGGTGCTCGGCGCCGCGGCCTGGGCGCTGGTCAGCTGGGTGGTCTCGCTCGGCGCGCTGAGCTGA
- a CDS encoding c-type cytochrome: MKKMLLVAAGLAGLATALPAAAQFQKPGDAIEYRQSAFTLIATHFGRVAAMAQGKAPFDAKVAAENIALVSTLSKLPLTAFGPGTDKGHKTEAKPAVWSDAAGFKAAADKYVAAVEKLDAAGKTGDFAQIKAAVGETGGSCKGCHDKFREK, translated from the coding sequence ATGAAAAAGATGTTGCTCGTGGCCGCCGGCCTGGCTGGCCTGGCCACCGCGCTGCCTGCCGCCGCCCAGTTCCAGAAGCCTGGTGACGCGATCGAATACCGCCAAAGCGCGTTCACGCTGATCGCCACCCACTTCGGCCGGGTCGCCGCGATGGCGCAAGGCAAGGCGCCGTTCGACGCCAAGGTCGCCGCCGAAAACATCGCGCTGGTCTCGACCCTGTCCAAGCTGCCGCTGACGGCCTTCGGCCCGGGCACCGACAAGGGCCACAAGACCGAAGCCAAGCCGGCCGTCTGGAGCGACGCCGCCGGCTTCAAGGCCGCCGCCGACAAGTACGTCGCCGCGGTCGAGAAGCTCGACGCCGCCGGCAAGACCGGTGATTTCGCCCAGATCAAGGCCGCCGTCGGCGAGACCGGCGGCTCCTGCAAGGGCTGCCACGACAAGTTCCGCGAGAAGTGA
- a CDS encoding alanyl-tRNA editing protein codes for MQATEELFRDDATLAECDATVLVVEPDGGIVLDRTVFYPQGGGQAGDAGELLSADGRRVAIADTRKHPEHPGVVVHRPAEGADLSWLAPGTAVRAAIDVARRQAHRRFHSATHLLCALVPQPVDGCSITAGYARLDFHMTEPLDKDALNAGLARLVAEARPVRTRWISEDELDANPQLVRSMSVQPPRGQGRVRLVEIEGVDLQPCGGTHVGNTAEIGAVVVTKIEKKSARTRRVVLGFAGG; via the coding sequence ATGCAAGCCACCGAAGAACTGTTCCGCGACGACGCGACGCTGGCCGAATGCGACGCGACGGTGCTGGTCGTCGAGCCCGACGGCGGCATCGTGCTCGACCGCACGGTGTTCTATCCGCAGGGCGGCGGCCAGGCCGGCGACGCCGGCGAGCTGCTCAGCGCCGACGGCCGCCGCGTGGCCATCGCCGACACACGCAAGCACCCCGAGCACCCGGGCGTCGTCGTGCATCGCCCGGCCGAAGGCGCCGACCTGTCGTGGCTGGCGCCCGGCACCGCCGTTCGCGCGGCGATCGATGTCGCCCGCCGCCAGGCGCACCGGCGTTTCCACAGCGCGACGCACCTGCTGTGCGCGCTGGTGCCGCAGCCGGTGGACGGCTGCTCGATCACCGCCGGCTACGCGCGGCTGGACTTCCACATGACCGAGCCGCTGGACAAGGACGCGCTGAACGCGGGCCTGGCGCGCCTGGTCGCCGAAGCGCGGCCCGTGCGCACGCGCTGGATCTCCGAAGACGAGCTCGACGCCAACCCGCAGCTCGTGCGCAGCATGAGCGTGCAACCGCCGCGCGGCCAGGGCCGCGTGCGCCTGGTCGAGATCGAAGGCGTGGACCTGCAGCCCTGCGGCGGCACGCACGTCGGCAACACGGCCGAGATCGGCGCCGTCGTCGTCACCAAGATCGAGAAGAAGTCCGCACGGACCCGGCGCGTCGTGCTCGGCTTTGCTGGAGGCTGA
- a CDS encoding PhzF family phenazine biosynthesis protein gives MTVRRFHQVDVFAAEATKGNPLAVVHDAEGLDDTQMAAFARWTNLSETTFLLPPTEAGADYRVRIFTPGGELPFAGHPTLGSAWAWLQAGGTPREAGVVVQQCGIGLVRLRQADGRLAFAAPPLLRSGPADAATLAQAVRALGVAAEDVVDHQWVVNGPEWLAIRLRTRAQVLALKPDMVAMGRLKLGVVAVVDDGETAAEVRAFVPGVGVDEDPVTGSLNAGLALWLIGAGVLPGRYVAAQGTALGRAGRVHVESDGDTVWIGGEVAPCIAGSVTL, from the coding sequence ATGACCGTACGCCGCTTCCACCAGGTCGACGTCTTCGCCGCCGAAGCGACCAAGGGCAACCCGCTGGCCGTCGTGCACGACGCCGAGGGGCTGGACGACACGCAGATGGCCGCGTTCGCGCGCTGGACCAATCTGTCGGAAACGACCTTCCTGCTGCCGCCCACCGAGGCCGGCGCCGACTACCGGGTGCGCATCTTCACGCCCGGCGGCGAGCTGCCGTTCGCCGGCCACCCGACGCTGGGCAGCGCCTGGGCCTGGCTGCAGGCGGGCGGCACGCCGCGTGAAGCCGGCGTCGTCGTCCAGCAATGCGGCATCGGCCTCGTGCGCCTGCGCCAGGCCGACGGCCGGCTGGCCTTCGCGGCGCCGCCGCTGCTGCGCAGCGGCCCGGCCGACGCGGCCACGCTGGCCCAGGCGGTGCGCGCGCTGGGCGTGGCGGCCGAGGACGTCGTCGACCACCAGTGGGTCGTCAACGGCCCCGAATGGCTGGCGATCCGGCTGCGCACACGCGCCCAGGTGCTGGCGCTGAAGCCCGACATGGTGGCGATGGGCCGGCTGAAGCTGGGCGTCGTCGCCGTCGTCGACGACGGCGAGACCGCCGCCGAGGTGCGCGCCTTCGTGCCCGGCGTCGGTGTCGACGAGGATCCGGTGACCGGCAGCCTCAACGCCGGCCTGGCGCTGTGGCTGATCGGCGCCGGCGTGCTGCCCGGGCGTTATGTCGCCGCGCAGGGCACGGCGCTGGGCCGCGCCGGGCGCGTGCACGTCGAATCCGACGGGGACACGGTCTGGATCGGCGGGGAGGTCGCACCCTGCATCGCCGGCAGCGTCACGCTCTGA
- a CDS encoding aminotransferase-like domain-containing protein yields the protein MSWQMARRAERLNPSTIREILKLTEKPGIVSLAGGLPAADGFPVGAMAEATARVYRDSGREALQYAASEGYAPLREWIAARLAAKGLDADPARILVTTGSQQGLDLVGKVMIDPGSRVAVESPTYLGALQAFNAYEPEFVAVDGDDEGPRPEGLAAVAGARFIYLLPNFQNPSGRCLSDERRRALAAAAAAAGLPIVEDNPYGDLWYDQPPPAPVSAHAGDNAVYLGSFSKVLAPGLRLGWMLAPRALFPKLLQAKQAADLHTPGFNQRIVYEVVKDGFLEQHVPTIRARYAAHRDAMRAALETHLPAGCRWQVPSGGMFFWIELPAGLDATALLPAAVAAGVAYVPGAPFFAGGGHANTLRLSFVTVSPQQIERGIALLGQVLKEASA from the coding sequence ATGAGCTGGCAGATGGCCCGCCGCGCCGAGCGGCTGAATCCTTCGACGATCCGCGAGATCCTCAAGCTGACCGAGAAGCCGGGCATCGTCTCGCTGGCCGGCGGCCTGCCGGCGGCCGACGGTTTCCCGGTCGGGGCGATGGCCGAGGCCACCGCCCGCGTCTACCGCGACAGCGGCCGCGAGGCGCTGCAGTACGCCGCCAGCGAAGGCTACGCCCCGCTGCGCGAATGGATCGCCGCGCGCCTGGCGGCCAAGGGCCTGGACGCCGACCCGGCACGCATCCTCGTCACCACCGGCTCGCAGCAGGGGCTGGATCTGGTCGGCAAGGTGATGATCGACCCGGGCAGCCGCGTCGCTGTCGAGTCGCCCACCTACCTGGGGGCGCTGCAGGCCTTCAACGCCTACGAACCCGAGTTCGTCGCCGTCGACGGCGACGACGAAGGCCCGCGTCCCGAGGGCCTGGCCGCCGTCGCCGGCGCACGTTTCATTTACCTGCTGCCGAACTTCCAGAACCCGAGCGGGCGCTGCCTGAGCGACGAACGCCGCCGCGCGCTGGCCGCCGCTGCTGCCGCCGCCGGCCTGCCGATCGTCGAGGACAACCCCTACGGCGACCTCTGGTACGACCAGCCGCCGCCGGCCCCGGTGTCGGCGCACGCCGGCGACAACGCCGTCTACCTGGGCTCGTTCTCCAAGGTGCTGGCGCCAGGGCTGCGGCTGGGCTGGATGCTGGCGCCGCGCGCGCTCTTCCCCAAGCTGCTGCAGGCCAAGCAGGCCGCCGACCTGCACACGCCGGGCTTCAACCAGCGCATCGTCTACGAGGTCGTGAAGGACGGCTTCCTCGAGCAGCACGTGCCGACGATCCGCGCGCGTTACGCCGCGCACCGCGACGCGATGCGCGCCGCGCTGGAAACGCACCTGCCCGCCGGCTGCCGCTGGCAGGTGCCCTCGGGCGGCATGTTCTTCTGGATCGAACTGCCGGCCGGCCTGGACGCGACGGCGCTGCTGCCGGCCGCGGTGGCCGCCGGCGTCGCCTACGTGCCGGGCGCGCCCTTCTTCGCCGGCGGCGGCCACGCCAACACGCTGCGGCTGAGTTTCGTCACCGTGTCGCCCCAGCAGATCGAGCGCGGCATCGCGCTGCTCGGCCAGGTGCTGAAAGAGGCCTCGGCATGA
- a CDS encoding DMT family transporter, whose amino-acid sequence MPMTPHARDARRGLWLGALAVLVFGLTLPVTRLAVGDASDPQLPPGFVTAARAAIAGLCSAAYLLAVRARPPRRGLWPALAACAAGSVVGFPLFSALALRQVDAMHAAVISGVLPLATAVVAAITLRQRASAGLWACAVAGCALVLGFAAWSGHGRLQAADGLLLLALFSAAASYVAGARVSLEIPPAQTVCWALLFMLPLTLPAALLQWPPTPVRAGAWAALGYVSLFSMWLGFFAWYRGLALGGVMRVSQVQLLQPFVALLAAVPLLGETLDAATVGFAAAAVGLVALGRRFSAAPAAAPRAPSPAWRPAEPDPEPGAMTR is encoded by the coding sequence ATGCCGATGACCCCGCACGCCCGAGACGCCCGCCGCGGCCTGTGGCTGGGGGCGCTCGCGGTGCTGGTCTTCGGGCTCACGCTGCCGGTGACGCGGCTGGCGGTCGGCGATGCGTCCGACCCGCAGCTGCCGCCGGGTTTCGTCACCGCGGCGCGCGCCGCGATCGCCGGGCTGTGCAGCGCCGCCTACCTGCTGGCCGTGCGCGCCCGGCCGCCGCGGCGCGGCTTGTGGCCGGCACTGGCGGCCTGCGCCGCCGGCTCGGTGGTCGGTTTCCCGCTGTTCAGCGCGCTGGCGCTGCGCCAGGTCGACGCGATGCACGCCGCCGTCATCAGCGGCGTGCTGCCGCTGGCCACCGCCGTCGTCGCCGCGATCACGCTGCGCCAGCGGGCGTCGGCCGGCTTATGGGCCTGCGCCGTGGCCGGCTGTGCGCTGGTGCTCGGGTTTGCCGCCTGGAGCGGCCACGGCCGCCTGCAGGCCGCCGACGGTCTGCTGCTGCTGGCCTTGTTCAGCGCCGCGGCGAGCTACGTCGCCGGCGCCCGCGTGTCGCTGGAGATCCCGCCGGCACAGACCGTCTGCTGGGCGCTGCTGTTCATGCTGCCGCTGACGCTGCCCGCGGCGCTGCTGCAATGGCCGCCGACGCCGGTGCGCGCCGGCGCCTGGGCGGCGCTGGGCTACGTCTCGCTGTTCTCGATGTGGCTGGGCTTTTTCGCGTGGTACCGTGGCCTGGCGCTGGGCGGCGTGATGCGCGTCAGCCAGGTGCAGCTGCTGCAGCCTTTCGTCGCCCTGCTGGCCGCCGTGCCGCTGCTGGGCGAGACCCTGGATGCGGCCACCGTCGGCTTCGCCGCCGCGGCGGTGGGCCTGGTGGCGCTGGGGCGCCGCTTCTCGGCGGCACCCGCGGCAGCGCCCCGCGCGCCGTCCCCGGCCTGGCGGCCGGCCGAACCCGATCCCGAACCTGGAGCGATGACCCGATGA
- a CDS encoding aminotransferase-like domain-containing protein gives MDESPVLARAAGETLAEQLAARFTERITQRLLAPGARLPSVRDCARRHRVSASTVVGAYERLQARGLVEARPQRGFFVRETQPARALPASRAAAPMPLPVDATALIRSMFQAQSGRPAPGMGTLPQEWLDGELLQRALRRLGSGDAGAWLRYGEPAGDAALREALAQRLADLGIAASPAQIMTSIGATHGLDIVSRTLLRPGDAVLVDEPGWSVEFARLTAAGMRLLPVPRGADGPDLAAMEALAREHRPRLYVTVSVLHNPTGSSLTAAAAHQVLRLAEAHDFVVVEDDTYAWLAPAHAPRLAQLDGLRRTVYVSGFSKILTPQWRVGFVAAAPALVERFIDTKLLGSLGTPGPLEHALAWCLSQGLLRRHAERIVARLDGARARVVRLAEDAGCRFVTPPQGLFGWIDVGADTERLAQNLLDEGWLTAPGLLFHPTRRPTTLMRVNFATSSEPGFWRRLRELADAA, from the coding sequence ATGGACGAGAGCCCCGTGCTGGCGCGTGCTGCCGGCGAGACGCTGGCCGAGCAGCTGGCCGCCCGCTTCACCGAGCGCATCACCCAGCGCCTGCTGGCGCCGGGCGCACGCCTGCCTTCGGTGCGCGACTGCGCGCGCCGGCATCGCGTCAGCGCCAGCACCGTCGTCGGCGCCTACGAGCGGCTGCAGGCGCGGGGTCTGGTCGAGGCCCGGCCGCAGCGCGGTTTCTTCGTGCGCGAGACGCAGCCGGCGCGCGCGCTGCCGGCCTCGCGCGCCGCGGCGCCGATGCCGCTGCCGGTGGACGCGACGGCGCTGATCCGCAGCATGTTCCAGGCGCAGTCGGGCCGCCCGGCGCCTGGCATGGGCACGCTGCCGCAGGAATGGCTGGACGGCGAACTGCTGCAGCGCGCGCTGCGCCGCCTGGGCAGCGGCGACGCCGGCGCCTGGCTGCGCTACGGCGAGCCGGCCGGCGATGCCGCGCTGCGCGAGGCGCTGGCGCAGCGCCTGGCCGACCTGGGCATCGCTGCGTCGCCGGCGCAGATCATGACCTCCATCGGCGCGACGCACGGGCTGGACATCGTCTCGCGCACGCTGCTGCGCCCGGGCGACGCGGTGCTGGTCGACGAGCCCGGCTGGTCGGTCGAGTTCGCGCGCCTGACGGCCGCCGGCATGCGCCTGCTGCCGGTGCCGCGCGGCGCCGACGGGCCCGATCTGGCGGCGATGGAGGCGCTGGCGCGCGAGCACCGCCCGCGGCTGTACGTCACCGTCTCGGTGCTGCACAACCCGACCGGCAGCTCGCTGACCGCCGCCGCCGCGCACCAGGTGCTGCGCCTGGCCGAGGCCCACGACTTCGTCGTCGTCGAGGACGACACCTACGCCTGGCTGGCGCCGGCGCATGCGCCGCGGCTGGCCCAGCTCGACGGCCTGCGGCGCACGGTCTACGTCTCGGGTTTCTCGAAGATCCTGACGCCGCAGTGGCGCGTCGGCTTCGTCGCCGCGGCGCCGGCGCTGGTCGAACGTTTCATCGACACCAAGCTGCTCGGCTCGCTGGGCACGCCCGGGCCGCTGGAACACGCGCTGGCCTGGTGCCTGTCGCAAGGGCTGCTGCGCCGCCACGCCGAGCGCATCGTCGCCCGGCTCGACGGCGCGCGCGCCCGCGTCGTTCGCCTGGCCGAAGACGCCGGCTGCCGTTTCGTCACGCCGCCGCAAGGGCTTTTCGGCTGGATCGACGTCGGTGCCGACACCGAGCGTTTGGCGCAGAATTTGCTCGATGAAGGCTGGCTGACCGCACCGGGCCTGTTGTTCCACCCGACGCGGCGGCCGACGACGCTGATGCGGGTGAATTTCGCGACCTCGTCGGAGCCGGGTTTCTGGCGGCGTCTGCGGGAACTGGCGGACGCTGCTTGA